Proteins co-encoded in one Hymenobacter swuensis DY53 genomic window:
- the argH gene encoding argininosuccinate lyase has translation MKIWDKGIAVDKKIEQFTVGRDRELDMYLAQFDVQASRAQANMLAGAGLISAAENQQLQQGLQELAVQLEAGTFTIGKDFEDVHSKIEAYLTEHYGDAGKKIHTARSRNDQVLTAIQLFLKDYTRRAAAKTLELVEVLLQKAETHKTDLMPGYTHFQAAMPSSFGLWFSAYAEHLLLDLALFEAAHTVADQNPLGSGAGFGSSFPIDRLQTTQEMGFGNLAVSSVGAQMLRGKTEKTVAFALAGMAATLAKMSYDLVLYNGQDMAFVELPKEFTTGSSIMPHKKNPDVFELIRARCNALQALPNTLILSTSNLPSGYHRDFQILKEILFEPMTQFLDILDIVLFALPQLRIKPDLLNQSKYDAVFTVENINQLIQTGTPFRTAYKQVGLAVEDGSYVPHKEFQTTHLGSVHNLGLDEIRAKVARFRVGSNLTKPE, from the coding sequence ATGAAAATCTGGGATAAAGGCATTGCCGTTGACAAGAAAATCGAGCAGTTCACTGTCGGGCGCGACCGGGAGCTGGATATGTACCTGGCGCAGTTCGACGTGCAGGCCTCCCGGGCCCAGGCCAACATGCTGGCCGGGGCGGGCCTGATTTCCGCAGCGGAAAACCAGCAGCTGCAGCAGGGCCTGCAGGAGTTGGCCGTGCAGCTGGAAGCCGGCACGTTCACCATCGGCAAGGACTTCGAGGATGTACACTCCAAAATCGAAGCGTACCTGACCGAGCACTACGGCGACGCGGGCAAGAAAATCCACACCGCCCGCTCCCGCAACGATCAGGTGCTGACCGCCATTCAGCTGTTCCTGAAAGACTACACCCGACGCGCGGCCGCCAAAACCCTGGAGCTGGTGGAGGTGCTGCTGCAAAAGGCAGAAACGCACAAAACCGACCTGATGCCCGGCTATACCCACTTTCAGGCGGCCATGCCCAGCTCGTTCGGGCTGTGGTTTTCGGCCTACGCCGAGCACCTGCTGCTGGACCTGGCCCTGTTCGAGGCGGCCCACACCGTGGCCGACCAGAACCCGCTGGGCTCGGGCGCGGGCTTCGGCAGCTCCTTCCCCATCGACCGGCTGCAGACCACCCAGGAAATGGGCTTCGGCAACTTGGCCGTAAGCAGCGTGGGGGCGCAGATGCTGCGCGGCAAAACCGAGAAAACCGTGGCCTTTGCCCTGGCCGGTATGGCCGCCACCCTGGCCAAGATGAGCTACGACTTGGTGCTCTATAACGGGCAGGACATGGCCTTTGTGGAGCTGCCCAAAGAATTTACCACCGGCTCCAGCATCATGCCCCACAAGAAAAACCCCGACGTGTTTGAGCTGATCCGGGCCCGCTGCAATGCCCTGCAGGCCCTGCCCAACACGCTGATACTGAGCACCAGCAACCTACCCAGCGGCTACCACCGGGACTTCCAGATTCTCAAGGAAATCCTGTTCGAGCCAATGACGCAATTCCTCGATATCCTCGACATCGTGCTGTTCGCCCTGCCCCAGCTACGCATCAAGCCCGATCTGCTCAACCAGTCCAAGTACGACGCCGTGTTTACGGTGGAGAACATCAACCAACTTATTCAGACCGGCACGCCCTTCCGCACAGCCTACAAGCAAGTGGGCCTGGCCGTAGAAGATGGCTCGTACGTGCCACACAAGGAGTTCCAAACCACCCACCTAGGCAGCGTACACAACTTGGGGTTGGACGAAATCCGGGCGAAGGTGGCGCGGTTCCGGGTGGGGAGCAACCTGACAAAACCTGAGTAG
- a CDS encoding M20 family metallo-hydrolase produces MPELTALTDDAIELLIQLVQTPSFSRKEDQTAELIFRFLAFRGARPQRDANNVWAVSKHFDPNRPTILLNSHHDTVKPGASWTADPFGAAVEGDRLIGLGSNDAGASAGSLLATFLYFHERENLPYNLICAITAEEEVSGANGIRRLLPLLPRIDLGIVGEPTQMDLAVAEKGLVVLDCVAQGRTGHAAREEGENALYKALDDVQRLRDYRFERVSELLGPVKLTVTQLQAGTQHNVVPDRCTFVADVRTNELYTNPEVVELVRGLIGAEVTPRSTHLNSSRISLTHPLVQRGVALGRRTFGSVTLSDQSMMPFTTVKIGPGDSARSHTPDEYILLSEIRAGVKGYVELLDGLEL; encoded by the coding sequence ATGCCGGAGCTAACCGCCCTCACCGACGACGCTATTGAGCTGCTGATTCAGCTGGTGCAGACGCCCTCCTTCTCGCGGAAAGAGGACCAGACGGCCGAGCTGATTTTCCGGTTTCTGGCGTTCCGGGGGGCCCGCCCCCAGCGTGACGCCAACAACGTGTGGGCCGTTTCGAAGCACTTCGACCCGAACCGGCCCACCATCCTGCTCAACTCCCACCACGACACGGTGAAGCCCGGCGCGTCCTGGACCGCTGACCCGTTCGGGGCCGCGGTAGAGGGCGACCGGCTGATCGGCCTGGGTAGCAACGACGCGGGGGCTTCGGCGGGGAGTCTGCTGGCCACGTTCCTCTACTTCCACGAACGGGAGAATCTGCCCTACAACCTCATCTGCGCCATTACGGCCGAGGAAGAAGTATCAGGCGCGAACGGCATCCGAAGGCTGCTGCCGCTGCTGCCACGAATTGACCTGGGCATCGTGGGCGAACCAACGCAGATGGACTTAGCCGTGGCCGAAAAGGGCCTGGTGGTACTTGACTGCGTGGCCCAGGGCCGCACCGGGCACGCGGCCCGCGAGGAAGGCGAAAATGCCCTCTACAAAGCCCTCGATGACGTGCAGCGCCTGCGTGACTACCGGTTCGAGCGGGTATCAGAGCTGCTGGGACCGGTGAAGCTGACCGTAACGCAACTGCAGGCCGGCACCCAGCACAACGTGGTACCCGACCGGTGCACCTTCGTGGCTGACGTGCGCACCAACGAGCTGTACACCAACCCAGAAGTGGTGGAGCTCGTGCGCGGCCTCATTGGGGCCGAGGTGACGCCCCGCTCCACCCACCTCAACTCCTCGCGCATCTCGCTCACGCACCCGCTGGTGCAGCGCGGCGTGGCGCTGGGCCGCCGTACCTTCGGCTCCGTCACCCTCTCCGACCAGTCGATGATGCCGTTCACCACCGTCAAAATCGGCCCCGGCGACTCGGCCCGCTCCCACACCCCTGACGAGTACATCCTGCTCAGCGAAATCCGCGCCGGGGTGAAGGGCTACGTGGAGCTGCTGGACGGGCTGGAGCTGTAA
- the argB gene encoding acetylglutamate kinase, which yields MSEGLKIFKIGGGIIDDDAQLQRFLRELARVPGRKLLVHGGGKGASQMLRDLGQEPQMVQGRRITDAATLNIVTMFYAGKTNKQVVAGLQAAGVNALGLSGADGNAIRAVRRPVRDIDYGFVGDLPADAVNVPLLRQLLETGLLPVFCAITHDGTGQLLNTNADTIASVLACALAPHYAVELHYCFEKDGVLRDVDDDASVIPQITAAEYQHLKAAGIIAAGMVPKLDNAFAALEAGVERVVIEHALRINEPVKTVLCRS from the coding sequence ATGAGTGAAGGCCTGAAAATTTTTAAAATCGGGGGCGGCATTATTGATGATGACGCCCAGCTGCAGCGGTTTCTGCGAGAGCTGGCGCGGGTTCCGGGCCGCAAGCTGCTGGTGCACGGCGGCGGCAAAGGTGCCAGCCAGATGCTGCGCGACCTGGGCCAGGAACCCCAGATGGTGCAGGGCCGCCGCATCACCGACGCGGCCACCCTCAACATCGTGACTATGTTCTACGCCGGCAAAACCAACAAGCAGGTGGTGGCCGGCCTGCAGGCCGCGGGCGTGAATGCGCTGGGCCTGTCGGGAGCCGATGGCAACGCCATCCGGGCCGTGCGGCGGCCGGTGCGCGACATCGACTACGGCTTCGTGGGCGACCTGCCGGCCGACGCCGTGAACGTACCCCTGCTGCGCCAGCTGCTGGAAACCGGCCTGCTGCCCGTGTTCTGCGCCATCACCCACGACGGCACGGGCCAGCTGCTCAACACCAACGCCGATACCATTGCCAGCGTGCTGGCCTGCGCCCTGGCCCCGCACTACGCCGTGGAGCTGCACTACTGCTTCGAGAAGGACGGCGTGCTGCGCGACGTGGATGATGACGCCTCCGTGATTCCGCAGATAACAGCCGCCGAGTATCAGCATCTGAAGGCCGCGGGCATCATTGCAGCCGGCATGGTGCCCAAGCTGGATAACGCCTTTGCCGCTCTCGAAGCCGGCGTGGAGCGGGTGGTTATTGAGCACGCGCTGCGCATCAACGAGCCCGTAAAAACCGTGCTATGCCGGAGCTAA
- a CDS encoding N-acetyltransferase: protein MILRVANAADAQYVETLCQWYAESARTRGVGIAKRDPNYLLKKMEKGDSVIAFIDDQLAGFCYIETFEDAKFVVNSGLIVNTELRKEGLGRAIKHRVFELSRTKYPAAKIFGITTSAAVMKINNELGYRPVTFPELTQSDDFWKGCSSCKNYGILMENERKMCLCTGMVYDTLNDKFSQQTIEILAQEQ from the coding sequence ATGATTCTACGAGTCGCCAATGCTGCCGATGCGCAGTATGTGGAAACCCTTTGCCAGTGGTATGCCGAATCCGCCAGAACGCGGGGCGTCGGCATTGCCAAGCGTGATCCTAACTATCTGCTAAAGAAGATGGAAAAGGGTGACTCTGTCATCGCCTTCATCGATGACCAACTAGCCGGTTTCTGCTATATCGAAACCTTCGAGGACGCGAAATTCGTGGTGAACTCGGGGCTGATTGTGAACACCGAGCTACGCAAGGAGGGCCTGGGCCGTGCCATCAAGCACCGAGTGTTTGAGCTGTCGCGCACCAAGTATCCGGCGGCCAAGATTTTCGGTATCACCACCTCGGCGGCCGTAATGAAGATCAACAACGAGTTGGGCTACCGCCCCGTGACCTTCCCCGAACTGACCCAGTCGGACGACTTCTGGAAGGGCTGCTCCAGCTGCAAAAACTACGGCATCCTGATGGAAAACGAGCGGAAAATGTGCCTCTGCACCGGCATGGTGTACGACACGCTGAACGACAAATTCAGTCAACAAACCATCGAAATACTGGCGCAGGAGCAATAA
- the argG gene encoding argininosuccinate synthase has translation MKKVVLAYSGGLDTSYCVVYLTRELGLEVHTVIVNSGGFSQEELAGIEQRAYEMGSTRHEVIDVTERFYQQCLRYLLAGNVLKNDTYPLSVSAERMFQSLALAEYARENKADYIAHGSTGAGNDQVRFDVAFSVISPDTEIITPIRDLGLSRQQEIEYLQANGVEMSWEKAKYSINKGIWGTSVGGVETLTSRQGLPESAWPTQLSKHEPQEISITFEKGEPVALNGKAMKPVDLIVALNELAGQYAIGRDTHVGDTILGIKGRVGFEAPAPLILIKGHHLLEKHTSSRWQLLHKDYIANWYGTLLHEAQYLDPVMRDMEAFLESSQERVSGTVYVTLKPYQFELLGVESPFDMMQSKVATYGEENNAWDSRDAKGFIKIFSNQLRIHGSFNDEN, from the coding sequence ATGAAAAAAGTAGTTCTCGCCTACAGTGGCGGCTTGGATACGTCTTATTGCGTTGTGTACCTGACCCGGGAGTTGGGTTTGGAAGTTCACACGGTGATTGTCAACTCAGGCGGTTTCTCCCAGGAGGAGCTGGCTGGCATCGAGCAGCGCGCCTACGAAATGGGCTCCACCCGCCACGAGGTGATTGACGTGACCGAGCGGTTCTACCAGCAGTGCCTGCGCTACCTGCTGGCCGGCAACGTGCTCAAAAACGACACCTACCCGCTGAGCGTGAGTGCCGAGCGCATGTTCCAGAGCCTGGCGCTGGCCGAGTATGCCCGCGAGAACAAGGCCGACTACATTGCTCACGGCAGCACCGGCGCCGGCAACGACCAGGTACGCTTCGACGTGGCCTTCTCGGTGATTTCGCCCGACACCGAAATCATCACGCCCATCCGCGACCTGGGCCTCTCGCGCCAGCAGGAAATCGAGTATCTGCAGGCCAATGGCGTGGAGATGAGCTGGGAAAAAGCCAAATACTCCATCAACAAGGGCATCTGGGGTACCAGCGTGGGCGGCGTGGAAACCCTGACCTCGCGCCAGGGCCTGCCTGAGTCGGCCTGGCCGACGCAGCTGAGCAAGCACGAGCCGCAGGAAATCAGCATCACCTTCGAGAAAGGGGAGCCGGTGGCCCTGAACGGTAAGGCCATGAAGCCGGTGGACCTGATTGTGGCCCTCAACGAACTGGCCGGCCAGTACGCCATCGGCCGCGACACCCACGTGGGCGACACGATTCTGGGTATCAAGGGCCGCGTAGGCTTCGAGGCGCCCGCGCCGCTGATCCTCATCAAAGGCCACCACTTGCTGGAAAAGCACACCTCCAGCCGCTGGCAGCTGCTGCACAAGGACTACATCGCCAACTGGTACGGCACGCTGCTGCACGAGGCCCAGTACCTCGACCCGGTGATGCGCGACATGGAGGCGTTCCTGGAATCGTCGCAGGAGCGGGTGTCGGGCACGGTATACGTGACGCTGAAGCCCTACCAGTTTGAGCTGCTGGGCGTGGAGTCGCCGTTTGATATGATGCAGTCGAAGGTGGCCACCTACGGCGAGGAAAACAACGCTTGGGACTCGCGCGACGCGAAAGGCTTCATCAAAATCTTCAGCAACCAGTTGCGGATTCACGGCTCGTTCAACGATGAAAATTAA
- the argC gene encoding N-acetyl-gamma-glutamyl-phosphate reductase, translating to MKIKAGIVGGAGYTAGELLRILLHHEFVELGGIVSSSKAGNPIYQVHDDLVGDTELRFAAALQGDEDVVFLCLGHGNSKAWLTQNPLPETTHVIDLSNDFRLEADAEFGGREFVYGLPELNKSQIQQAQSIANPGCFATAIQLALLPLAQAGKLQDDVHASAITGSTGAGQSLSETVHFSWRTNNVSIYKPFTHQHLGEIGESLAQLQHELDVDIHFVPYRGNFTRGIFASVYTPSELTQDEARALYQQFYQDAPFTTVSDTEIHLKQVVNTNKCLLHVQKLGKQLLITSVIDNLVKGASGQAVQNMNLIFGLPETTGLGLKAGLF from the coding sequence ATGAAAATTAAGGCTGGTATCGTCGGCGGGGCCGGCTACACGGCGGGGGAGTTGCTGCGGATTCTGTTGCACCACGAGTTTGTGGAGCTGGGCGGCATCGTGAGTTCCTCCAAAGCCGGCAACCCTATCTACCAGGTGCACGACGACCTGGTGGGCGACACGGAGCTGCGCTTTGCGGCCGCGCTGCAGGGCGACGAGGACGTGGTGTTCCTGTGCCTGGGCCACGGCAACTCCAAGGCCTGGCTGACCCAGAACCCGCTACCCGAAACCACCCACGTCATCGACCTGAGCAACGACTTCCGCCTGGAAGCCGACGCCGAGTTTGGAGGCCGGGAGTTTGTGTACGGGCTGCCGGAGCTGAACAAAAGCCAAATCCAGCAGGCCCAGAGCATTGCCAACCCCGGCTGCTTCGCCACGGCCATTCAGCTGGCGCTGCTGCCGCTGGCCCAGGCCGGCAAGCTCCAGGACGACGTGCACGCATCGGCCATTACGGGCAGCACGGGCGCGGGGCAGAGCCTCTCGGAAACCGTGCATTTCTCGTGGCGTACCAACAACGTGTCCATCTACAAGCCTTTCACGCACCAGCATTTGGGTGAGATAGGGGAGAGCTTGGCGCAGCTGCAGCACGAGTTGGACGTGGACATCCACTTTGTCCCGTACCGCGGCAACTTCACCCGGGGCATCTTCGCCAGCGTCTACACGCCGTCGGAGTTGACCCAGGACGAGGCCCGCGCACTGTACCAGCAGTTCTACCAGGACGCCCCGTTCACCACGGTGTCGGACACGGAAATCCACCTCAAGCAGGTTGTCAACACCAACAAGTGCCTGCTGCACGTGCAGAAACTCGGCAAGCAGCTGCTCATCACTTCGGTTATCGACAACCTGGTGAAAGGCGCTTCCGGCCAGGCCGTGCAGAACATGAACCTCATCTTCGGTCTGCCCGAAACGACGGGGCTGGGGTTGAAGGCCGGGCTGTTCTAG
- a CDS encoding aspartate aminotransferase family protein codes for MELFNVYPLVNITPVKALGAKIWDDKGQEYLDFYGGHAVISIGHSHPHYVQRLTEQLGNIGFYSNSVQIPIQRELAEKLGRVSGYEDYTLFLCNSGAEANENALKLASFHTGKKRVIAFKGAFHGRTSGAVAATDNAKIVAPFNADHHISFLEYDLAAVEQVLQGGDVCGVIIEPIQGVGGIIMPSDEFLQGLAALCQQYGALLLADEVQSGYGRSGKFFAHQHAGIRPDVISVAKGMGNGFPIGGILIAPELKASYGLLGTTFGGNHLACAAALAVLEVIEQENLVQHAAELGDYLHTELEAHAGAEEIRGRGLMVGIKYDFPIKDLRDQLLSEHHIFVGNASDPTVLRLLPPLNITKAEVDRFLQALYALIPAEVKK; via the coding sequence ATGGAGCTTTTCAACGTGTATCCGCTCGTCAACATTACGCCCGTGAAGGCGCTGGGGGCGAAAATCTGGGACGACAAAGGCCAGGAGTACCTGGATTTTTACGGCGGCCACGCCGTTATCAGCATCGGGCACTCGCACCCACACTACGTGCAGCGCCTCACCGAGCAACTCGGCAACATCGGCTTTTACTCCAACTCGGTGCAGATTCCGATTCAGCGGGAGCTGGCCGAGAAGCTGGGCCGGGTGTCGGGCTACGAGGACTACACGCTGTTTCTGTGCAACTCCGGGGCCGAGGCCAACGAGAATGCGCTGAAGCTGGCTTCCTTCCACACCGGCAAAAAGCGCGTCATTGCCTTCAAAGGCGCGTTCCACGGCCGTACCTCGGGCGCGGTAGCCGCTACGGATAACGCCAAAATCGTGGCGCCTTTCAACGCCGACCACCACATCAGCTTCCTGGAGTACGATCTGGCGGCAGTGGAGCAGGTGCTGCAGGGTGGCGACGTGTGCGGGGTCATCATCGAGCCCATCCAGGGCGTGGGCGGTATCATCATGCCCTCCGATGAGTTTCTGCAGGGGCTGGCGGCGCTGTGCCAGCAGTACGGCGCGTTGCTGCTGGCCGACGAGGTGCAAAGCGGTTACGGCCGCAGCGGTAAGTTCTTCGCCCACCAGCACGCCGGTATCCGGCCCGACGTTATTTCGGTGGCCAAGGGCATGGGCAACGGCTTCCCCATCGGCGGTATTCTGATTGCGCCCGAGTTGAAGGCCTCCTACGGGTTGCTGGGTACCACGTTTGGCGGCAACCACCTGGCCTGCGCCGCCGCGCTGGCCGTGCTGGAAGTCATTGAGCAGGAAAACCTGGTGCAGCACGCCGCCGAGCTGGGCGACTACCTGCACACGGAGCTGGAAGCCCACGCCGGGGCCGAGGAAATCCGCGGCCGGGGCCTGATGGTGGGCATCAAGTACGACTTTCCCATCAAGGACCTGCGCGACCAGCTGCTCTCGGAGCACCATATCTTCGTGGGCAATGCCTCCGACCCCACGGTGCTGCGCCTGCTGCCCCCGCTCAATATTACCAAAGCCGAGGTAGACCGGTTTTTGCAGGCGCTGTACGCATTAATTCCGGCCGAAGTGAAAAAGTAA
- the carA gene encoding glutamine-hydrolyzing carbamoyl-phosphate synthase small subunit — protein sequence MENAKSVKLVLEDGTEIQGQSFGAFTSAAGEVVFSTAMTGYPENLTDPSFAGQILVLTYPMVGNYGVPGEELYESISKIFESDKIHIAGLVVNYYSEEHSHWNAAKSLGDWLAEYNIPGIFGVDTRMLTKKLREKGAMLGKIVAEQDVPLHDPNLENLVAQVSPQGVQHYGSGQHKIVLVDCGTKTNIIRCFLERDVELIRVPWDYDFTQLDYDGLFLSNGPGDPKICTATIGHLQTALTQDKPIFGICLGSQLMGLAAGGDTFKLKYGHRSHNQPVKLTGTQRSYITSQNHGFAVDTATLPAEWDMLFENLNDGTCEGIKHKTKPFFSTQFHPEAAGGPQDTEFLFDDFLKAVAEYKKGK from the coding sequence GTGGAAAACGCTAAATCGGTAAAACTCGTCCTCGAAGACGGTACTGAAATCCAGGGCCAGTCGTTCGGCGCCTTCACCTCCGCCGCGGGCGAGGTGGTATTCAGCACGGCCATGACCGGCTACCCCGAAAACCTCACCGACCCGTCCTTTGCCGGGCAGATTCTGGTGCTGACCTACCCCATGGTGGGCAACTACGGGGTGCCGGGTGAGGAGCTGTACGAGTCGATTTCAAAGATTTTCGAGTCGGACAAGATTCACATTGCCGGTTTGGTGGTGAACTACTACTCCGAGGAGCACAGCCACTGGAACGCCGCCAAAAGCCTCGGCGACTGGCTGGCGGAGTACAACATCCCCGGCATCTTTGGGGTGGATACCCGCATGCTCACCAAGAAGCTGCGCGAGAAGGGGGCCATGCTCGGCAAAATTGTGGCCGAGCAGGACGTGCCCCTGCACGACCCCAACCTGGAAAACCTGGTGGCCCAGGTGAGCCCCCAGGGCGTGCAGCACTACGGCTCGGGCCAGCACAAGATTGTGCTGGTGGACTGCGGCACCAAAACCAACATCATCCGCTGCTTCCTGGAGCGCGACGTGGAGCTGATTCGGGTGCCCTGGGACTATGACTTCACCCAGCTCGACTACGACGGCCTGTTCCTGAGCAACGGCCCCGGCGACCCGAAAATATGCACGGCCACCATCGGCCACCTGCAAACTGCTCTGACGCAGGACAAGCCCATCTTCGGCATCTGCCTGGGCTCCCAGCTCATGGGCCTGGCCGCGGGCGGCGACACCTTCAAGCTGAAATACGGCCACCGCAGCCACAACCAGCCCGTGAAGCTCACCGGCACCCAGCGCAGCTACATCACCAGCCAGAACCACGGCTTCGCGGTAGACACCGCCACGCTGCCCGCCGAGTGGGATATGCTGTTCGAGAACCTCAACGACGGCACCTGCGAAGGCATCAAGCACAAAACCAAGCCGTTCTTCTCCACCCAGTTCCACCCCGAAGCCGCCGGCGGCCCCCAGGATACGGAGTTTCTGTTCGATGACTTTTTGAAAGCGGTGGCGGAGTATAAGAAGGGTAAGTAG